One Scophthalmus maximus strain ysfricsl-2021 chromosome 1, ASM2237912v1, whole genome shotgun sequence genomic region harbors:
- the tmc4 gene encoding transmembrane channel-like protein 7 produces the protein MTSEPPSRGSSEVYTYTEGNGYHGEQQSLRLRRASSRVSNQNLPQFDWMSTSAERDDEDDGGQPRDLRGIPLPMALKRAVRQVQQMQVPVVSSVESWKRKRTKSMRKLKHNTREFLHLFGLWSKSLQKIGGNFGGGVHSYFLFLRFLVVLNFVSFLLIAGFVVIPSIVFRSVGSSLANSTGPEKCSDYDPNPQALVMFYEYFLNLLSGTGFMEYSYLFYGYYNNTMVEDKNFSYSIPLAYILTAVFYFAFCFICIIARMGTAARVVVATGGSAVGNYTMIVFTGWDYSCLGDQATKLKQKNIHYRLQVDLEEESIKKRAASLTLCQKIVLYSLRVFMCFVAFGLIIAAFYGIFLATNFSQQKSGEQGILSLIFEYLPSIVITTGNFLVPLLCDQIALIERYSPSTTIIVALLRAVFLRLVSLGVLLFTLWRQITCEGDTNSADCKLCQYNYGVYPCWETRLGQEMYKLTLFDLLITIAVLILVEFPRRMVVDNWSSRLAQWVGRQEFVVPSNVLGLVYGQTVVWTGALFCPLLPLINTIKFIILFYCKKITLFYNCRPALKTFRSTSSAFFFLVVLLFGWGLATIVLIYSLAEIHPSFGCGPFRFFPNMWSIVPTSFYSLSDTTQEFLFFIGSQSFSIPLFALSCVVMCYFIAVASVYGKSVAFLRAQLKLEGRDKQFLVKQIEELSRQLQIPKHNAGVQD, from the exons ATGACCAGTGAACCACCGAGTCGAGGCTCAAGTGAGGTGTATACATACACAGAAG GGAACGGTTACCATGGCGAGCAGCAGTCACTGAGGTTACGAAGGGCTTCATCCCGAGTGTCAAATCAGAATCTTCCCCAGTTCGACTGGATGTCGACCTCCGCAGAGAGGGATGACGAGGACGACGGTGGTCAGCCCCGGGACCTCAGGGGCATCCCTCTACCAATGGCTCTGAAAAGAGCTGTGAG GCAGGTGCAGCAGATGCAGGTGCCCGTGGTTTCCAGCGTGGAGTCTTGGAAACGGAAGAGGACCAAATCTATGCGTAAACTCAAACATAACACAAGAGAATTTCTCCACCTCTTTGGACTTTGGAGCAAGTCTTTGCAAAAGATTGGAG GGAACTTTGGAGGTGGTGTCCACTCTTACTTTCTGTTCCTGCGATTCTTGGTGGTGCTCAACTTTGTCTCCTTCTTACTGATAGCTGGGTTTGTCGTCATCCCCAGCATTGTCTTCAGATCTGTTGGGTCCAGCCTTGCTAACAGCACCG GTCCAGAGAAATGTTCGGATTATGACCCTAATCCTCAAGCCTTGGTGATGTTCTATGAATATTTCCTCAATCTACTTTCGGGAACG GGTTTTATGGAGTATTCATATCTGTTTTATGGCTACTACAATAACACAATGGTGGAGGACAAGAACTTCTCCTACAGCATCCCCCTGGCCTACATCCTGACTGCTGTTTTCTACTTCGccttctgtttcatttgtatCATAGCACG TATGGGGACTGCCGCTCGAGTTGTTGTGGCAACGGGAGGCAGCGCTGTGGGCAACTACACCATGATAGTGTTCACCGGCTGGGACTACAGTTGCCTAGGAGACCAAGCCACCAAACTGAAGCAGAAAAACATCCACTACCGGCTGCAG gtggatctggaggaggagagcataAAGAAACGAGCAGCTTCTCTGACTTTGtgtcaaaaaattgttttatacTCTCTacgtgtttttatgtgttttgtaGCCTTTGGGCTCATTATAGCGGCCTTCTACGGCATCTTTCTGGCCACCAACTTCAGCCAG CAAAAGAGCGGGGAGCAAGGGATCCTCAGTTTGATTTTTGAGTATCTTCCCTCCATCGTCATCACCACTGGAAACTTCCTGGTGCCTCTGCTGTGTGACCAGATTGCCTTGATAGAGAGATACTCCCCCAGCACTACCATCATAGTGGCACTATTAAG GGCTGTGTTCCTGCGTCTGGTGAGCCTGGGAGTTCTCCTCTTCACCCTGTGGCGTCAGATCACTTGCGAGGGCGACACAAATAGTGCAGATTGTAAACTGTGCCAGTACAACTATGGAGTCTACCCA TGCTGGGAAACACGTTTAGGACAGGAGATGTACAAGCTGACACTGTTTGACCTCCTCATCACCATCGCTGTGCTCATCCTGGTGGAGTTCCCCCGCAG gATGGTGGTGGACAACTGGTCCAGCAGGCTGGCTCAGTGGGTGGGTCGGCAGGAGTTTGTGGTTCCTTCCAACGTGCTTGGTCTAGTTTATGGTCAGACTGTGGTTTGGACAGGGGCTCTTTTTTGCCCTCTGCTGCCACTCATCAATACCATCAAGTTCATCATCCTCTTCTACTGCAAGAAG ATCACGCTCTTCTACAATTGTCGACCAGCACTCAAGACGTTtcgctccacctcctccgccttCTTTTTCCTCGTGGTTCTCCTGTTCGGCTGGGGCCTGGCTACAATTGTCTTGATTTACAGCCTGGCTGA GATCCATCCATCTTTTGGTTGTGGCCCTTTCCGTTTCTTCCCCAACATGTGGTCAATTGTTCCAACATCTTTCTACAGCCTCTCTGACACTACACAGgagtttcttttcttcatcGGCTCCCAGTCATTCTCCATCCCTCTGTTTGCATTATCCTG TGTGGTGATGTGTTATTTCATAGCCGTAGCCTCTGTCTACGGGAAAAGTGTTGCTTTCCTTAGAGCGCAGCTGAAACTG GAGGGCCGTGACAAGCAGTTCTTGGTCAAGCAGATTGAGGAGCTGAGTCGACAGCTTCAGATACCCAAACATAATGCAGGAGTACAAGACTGA
- the leng1 gene encoding leukocyte receptor cluster member 1 has translation MNILPKKSWHVRNKDNVARVRKDEAQAAEEEREAKRRVERAEQEARTDYLRGKSRATLQSAGVRTEDDDERSGGSGVLEHLNLFPLEESSEKKGNEEYLKEKKDEQEKQERAIGLLVSLGPQPGSEVTPWYLKTGNEKEERKEKEERKEKGKGKGISEEEREKRDRRLKDSLDPLKDMKKALAVNGRKEHRSKKKERRDRGEKRSSGESSIERLRAERLQREVEERRRAQALLDQKSGKGKDKEPGRELNDRERPYNTAFFPELARKRQRRDRDSWRDEILKS, from the exons ATGAACATCCTCCCGAAGAAGAGCTGGCACGTCCGCAACAAAGACAACGTCGCGCGTGTGCGGAAGGACGAGGCCcaggcagcggaggaggagcgcGAGGCCAAGCGGCGCGTGGAGCGTGCCGAGCAGGAG GCTCGTACAGATTATCTAAGAGGCAAATCCCGAGCCACTCTCCAGTCGGCAGGAGTGAGGAccgaggatgatgatgagcgGAGTGGGGGAAGTGGCGTTCTGGAGCATCTCAATCTGTTTCCTCTGGAGGAGTCCTCGGAGAAGAAGGGGAACGAAGAGTATCtcaaagagaagaaagatgaaCAG GAGAAGCAGGAGCGTGCCATCGGCTTGCTGGTGTCTCTTGGGCCCCAGCCTGGTTCTGAGGTGACTCCGTGGTACCTGAAAACTGGGAacgaaaaagaagagaggaaagaaaaagaagaaaggaaagaaaagggaaagggaaagggaataagtgaggaggagagagagaagagggatcGTAGATTAAAGGACAGTTTGGACCCGTTGAAAGACATGAAGAAAGCTCTTGCTGTGAACGGCAGAAAAGAACACCGGagcaagaaaaaggaaagaagagacagaggggaaaagaggagcAGTGGGGAGAG CTCTATAGAAAGGTTACGTGCTGAGCGTTTACAGAGGGAGGTTGAAGAAAGGAGGCGAGCCCAGGCCCTGCTCGACCAGAAGAGTGGCAAAGGAAAGGACAAGGAGCCTGGGAGGGAGCTGAACGACAGGGAAAGGCCATACAACACCGCCTTCTTCCCAGAACTTGCCCGCAAGCGACAAAGGCGGGATCGAGACAGCTGgagagatgaaatattaaaatcttgA